Within the Aythya fuligula isolate bAytFul2 chromosome 19, bAytFul2.pri, whole genome shotgun sequence genome, the region CCCGCCACCCCTCGCTGCCTGCAGATGGTCTGGGTGGGTTTTGCCACCGGGAGAGCCCAGCTCATCCCTGTCCCCCCGGCTGGTCCCTGCACTGGGACACTTCTCCATGCCATGTCCCCTACAGCCTGACGGCGATAGTGGCTTGCAGCCATTGGAGGGGTGGAGGGGTGAGCGCAGCCCAGACAGTGTCCCACACAGGGGGGGGATGCTGAcatgcagcagctccctgctggctttctggggacgcccagctctgccctggcagCTGCTCTCAGCAAGGCAGCACAGGCATAACAGCAGGGTAGGGAGACCCCAGAAATGTCCCATttcctcttgctgctgcagggcagagcggATCTGCAGCTCCAGCAATGCCCTGGAGCACCGCTCACCTACACAAGACCCTGGTGATCTGGAGTGTGGGATGGTGGCTGGGTCACTGGCGCAGTGTGGCAGCCCTGTCCCTTCCTGTCCCAGCCTACTCCCAGGGACTGTCCCTGACTCACAGCCTGGACCCTAATTGCTATTTACACTGTGGCATGGAGTTCGCTGAACTGGGCTAGAAAGGTGGTGGCACTGGTCCCagcggggcaggagcagggctggcagcaccagGGATGCCAGGGAAAAGGCTGGAGACTGGCAGCTCACTCGGCTCTGGCTGGAGTCAGCTcccagcctggggcaggggatgggtccagcagagcagcagctcaagGAATGGGAAAACTCAATGGAAACCACCACTGGTGCTCCAAGAGCTCAGGCCTCGGTGTTGAGCAGGCTCAGGAAGATGATCCAGTAGCAGAGACAGAGGGATGGAAGCTTCCTCCCGTGCCTGTCCCCACTGGCCTTGGCCACCAGAGACAGGGGGAACAGGTCTGTCAAGGCAGCCTCCTACAGCAAGGCTGTTGCTGCTGACTAATGCCGGGTGGGGAGACTCCCATGCAACAGCTCACTTCCTTTAGGTCCTACCACAGACAACGGCCACCCCAAAGCCATAGCTCTAGCAATGCCCACGGGTGCTGCTCATCCAGTACGGGGGCCCTGGGAGCTGGAAGTCCCAGGACAGCAGCTCGGACCCCCACaggagccagccagcagcatcccagcacAGAGAGCTCTCacctctgccccagcagggagcagacacGGGGAGCCAGGCTTCACCCACACCCCCAGGAGAGGGATCCCCCTGCCCGCTGTGGCCCTGCTGCCATTAGGGAAGGGCAGGCTGGGTAAATCCAACCCCTCCACCAGACCCCTGCCCTGGGTGGTAGAATCTCAGCCCAAGGATGATGCCAGAGGCAGTTTGTTTTGCTGGTTCCTTTATTCAGGCACAGCTCACAGGgaagggggaggcagggagccaCGCTTACGACCAGGTTTCAGACTGGAAGCGCTGGGTCTGTTCCAGGGCTGTTAAATACTTCTCTGCTTCGGAGGGCGACAGGCCACCTTCCAGCTGCAACACTGACTGCAAGGCttcagccactgctgctggcaTCTGCTTGGCATTCCTGGAAGAGAGAGCAGGTGATGTGATGGGCAAGCAGGAAAACCAGGGGCACATCCACATTCCCTGTGCTCCAGTGAGGCAGCAAGTCCCTGCAGCTGGCCCATCACAAGCCTGGCCATACAGGCTGACACCGAGCTGGGCTGGTGGGAACCTGCCTCACCCTGCAACACGGGCTCCCTGGCACAGAATAAATGACAGGCTTCAGGAGGCAGCCGGTACTGCTCCCTAGAAAGCAGCGCTGTTATCCATGCAGGGCTTTTAAGCACTGGCACTTGCAAGCAAGGATGTGGCCTCAGTACCTAGTCCCTCGCTGAGGAGCATCACAGCTGAGTACCCTCAGCTCTGGACCCTGTACCATTTCATTTCCCATCAGCATCATTAGAGGGGCAAAGGGAACAGGCATGAGTTATAATTTATTAGCACAAGGTCAGGAAATGATTCTTTCATCTCAGGGGAGACACTCAATGCAAAACGTGTCTGATCGTGAGCTGGGCAGAGGAGACTGAACACAGCCACTTCAGTCCACCCACTGTCTCCTTGCAATAAATCTAAAATGATTGTTTTGATGGTGACAATTGTAATGAAAGTCAGAACCTCAAAGTAAGAGAAATGATGAAGTAAACATGAGCTTCTGTGTAAAAAATACCCAAATAGGATTCAACATTTCCAAGTGCAGTTATTTCTTATGGGAAAtaagaaattcagaatttttcctGGAGAGTTTCATTTGATGAACTGTGCTACTAAAAacatctaataaaaaaaaaaaaatcccagacaGTTCCAATTGGCATGAGCATCTGGCAATGTCCTCGCTGTTTCTAAAGAATGAGGCAGAATTTTGATTTGCATTTGAAGCTGATTAATGTcccaaaatacacagaaaggaGGTCTTCTGTTTTTGGAAGACTTGTATTATTTCTGAGTCAGGCATTGATATGCAAGTGCAAGATAATGTAGCCGTGTCTGTGATGGAAAACATGTCAAATATCTATCTCCTGCAGAAGCAAGAGGCTCTCACCATGTTGGCCCCTGGGCTAGATAAGCAAGGCACAGTTAGTGAGAAGATACAGCCTtggctcccagctgcctgctcgGGGCTGAGAGCCACCCCTGTGCCAGGGACGGACCATGGGACAATGACTGGCCATGGAGGCAGGTCTCAGAAAAACCCTGACGTCCCAAACACCAGCACCCATCTTCATGGCCCCTCCAAAATCCTGCAGTGGTGAGAGCCATGCAAGCTCTGCTCTTTCCAAGGCGTACAGCTTGAGGGAGCCAAACCAAACCCGAGCCCCATGTCTGTGGGTAGGAATCACCACTTTGGGGTGAGGGTCCCAGGAAGCCCTGCAATGCGGGGAGGCACGATGGAAGAGGCAGCAGTACCAGCACAGGAGTGATGGGGTAGCCAGCAGCCTGGCCCACGCTTCCTGGGTAGTCAGCAAAATTCTCCTTCTCCCGGGAATGCAGCGAGGCTGGTCTCACTCTGCAAGGCACCGGGAAGTTCCTGCTCTCGTGAGGACAGGCAGGAAAGAGCCTCCTGTAATTGCTGCTTGTGTCGACAGcaaggcacaggagcagggctTGTGCTGTGCTTTCTAGGTCACAGGGTTTGCAGGACaaacaccaccacttccctcTCATCAGCTCAAAGAGCCCATTGCATTTCACAACACTTGCCCAGGCAGCAGGCgagcagcctcctccctgccatACAGGCAACACCAAGGGCAGGTGGGTGAAGTGGTTTGCCCAGGAAAAGAGTCACAGAGCTAGGAACAGAGCTGCACATGCTCTGCCTCCAAATGCTCCCAACCCCCAATTTTTGGACACCACTTGGAGATTTCCAACCAGCCCAGGCTCAGCAGCTGGCAAATGGCTGAGCTGTCACAGCGGCCCATCCCTGCCCCTGGGAGGCAGTCTTGGGTGCAAAGAGCCAGCCAGGATGTGCCAAAGGTCCCAAAAGCCACTGCTTCAGAAGACTCCTGCCCACCCgagcagctgcaggacctgCTCAAGTATTTTGGCACAGTTTGAACAAGCCCCGCTGGAGGAGAGATTTGTGAAGAGAGGCTCTCCCACACATGGACTTGCCATGGGTCAGAGGccaggcagcccctgctgggAGGTGACACCAGCCACAGGCACTGGCAGGTGGAGGGACGGACGGGCACACAGGGTCAGCTGAAGCAGCTTTACCATGGTGTCAGCTCTGCCCCTCCTAACCAGAGTGCAGGGTAGGTGAGAAATGGCCCTCTCAGCCCAGGGCTCACCAAGCAGGATGCAAAGGGAGGAGGAACCACACAGGCAGtccttctgcagcagccacTCTAGGCCCCTAAGACATGCTGGGGTGCAAGCACTACTCTGGAGGCTGGGCAGTGGAAAAGCCTCCAGGGAGCTGGAGAAGCAACCATATGTGACCCTATTCCCCTGGTCCCTGTAGGGAGACCTCACTCACCCAGCCAGGTAGACATGAGCACTCCTGCTGGTCAGCAGCTCCCACACCAGCCTTCGGTTCTCCTGGATGCGGTGCTGAACATAcaccttctcctcctgcagggaAACACAGCGCTGAGCCTGCCAGTAGCCCCAGCACTCATGGCCCTTGGGATTTCTCCCAGGGGCTGTTCACAAGAGcccaaagcagcacagcccctttGGAAAGTGGGGGGCACCGGTAGCTTGGCAAAGCAGTGGGACCAACTCTTGCACAGGGAAGGGGAATCCCACACCCAGACCGCTGCAATCAGGCAGGGTCAGTGGGAGGTgggtgcaggagctgggtggGAAAAGCCCCCCAAATAGCCCCCAGACTCCTTGGCTGCTCCCCGCCTGCTGTCAGCTCCAGAGAACAGCCAAGGGTGCAGAGCTGTGAACCAGGGTACCCCCCGAGGGCTCCGTCCTCTCCCTGCATGGGCAGAGGAGGCTCCACAGCCCCTTGTGCCAGGGTTGCTGCTGGGCAGAGACCCTTTCTCGTACCGTTGGTTGCTGGTGCCTGTCCTGTCACCAGCTGAAGGACTGGGACAGAACAAAAGGGCAGgaagccagcagggctggcatcagtcccactccctgcccctccactgCACTGAGAGACCGGGTACGTCTGGCTCTTGGCACAGCACAGACCGGCTGAGCAGAGCTTCCAAAGGGTTAAGCCACAAGACTTCAAGCATCCTGCCTACGGCCCTGGCACCCGCCCAAGAGGAACTCCATGGCCAACGTGCTTGAATTCACTGCCGGCCCAGACAGCTCCTCCGTGACAAAGGTGACACTGTAATGCAGGCCAGGCCCTCTGCTGCATGTCCCACCACGCCAGGCTCTGCAAAGGGGTGAGGTGAGCTGCAGACGCAGCCTCCTCCCTGCGTCGCCCCACCTCCCATCCAGCCCCACGGGCATCAAGGCTCTTGCTGCATCCCAGGCTCGCGCTGCCCGCAGTCTGGAGGTGTGCGTGGGAACACCCCACACAGCactggctgtccccagggctgtcACCGTACAGCCAGCTGGTCCCACGGGGCCCCTGCAGTTCCAGTGCACAGAGGCAGGTCATCCCTGGGCCCAgctccacagccccagcccagccgtGTGAGTTGCAGGAGGTAAGCAAGCCTGTTGCAAACACCAACCCAGCCAGCCAGTAGCTCAGCTTCAGCATAATTAACGTTAATCAGCTAAGTGCTGACAGAGGCTCGACCAGCAAGGCCAGGGCTCTGAGCAGGTCACTTAAGGACCTGAAGCTACCTAGAAACCAGAGCACCCAAGTGACAAACTCAGGTCATGACGTCTCGGCTCAACCCCAGGGCATCCTGCTGAGAATTAGCGACAGGCGCATTAGGCAGGGATCAgtctgctctgcagggcagacACGGTGTGACAGAAGGTCACTGCAAAGGGCACCtcagagagaagagggaaaTCCTTCTCAGCTGTGGAGCATCCCAGCTCAAAGAGACTGCCAGGCTCTTTGAAAATAGATTTCTGACAAGTTAACATCTGCTAGAACTCCAGGCACAATGTCCTGATGCAGCACATCCcacctggctctgctgccactTGCTTACCTGTGAAAAAAAACTGCAAGGATGAGGCAGAAGACCCTTATGACAACCTGCTTTGTTCCGTGAAGTCAGCAAAGATGAGAGGCTGGGAGGCACATGCTGAAGCCAGACCTGTCCCTACAGAGtctggagggcaggaggaggctctggggctgctccccagatTTGGGGAGCTGCACATTTCCCCTCCACTGTGTGAGCCATCAGTGAAAAGTCAGAGTAGCCATCCAAAAAAAACTCTGCAGAGCCGCTCCCGTTAATCAAAGGCTTGGAAAACCTTCACAGAGCATTCAACTCGTGCTTTACAAGTGACCAGATGAAAGATGCTGGCTTAGTGTCAGTGCATACACACAGCCAGGAGAAAAGGACTGGTGCAGTTGAGCTACCCAGGAATACCAGTCCTCACTGACCCTTTTTATCAGATCTCTATTTCAAAGCCAGGCTGAGCTTTTGATGCCGTCAAGGGACTGGGCAACGCAGTCAGAGTCCCAGCTTGCCCAGCCACTcctgcaattttaaaaaaacaaaccctgcagCCCAGAGGGGGGCTGAGGAAGAGCTGCCCACCAAGGACACTGCCTGGGAAACTTGGGAGCAAAATGAAGGGCTGAGGAGTGGGATACTCTTCCCTCTGGGAAGCCTCCGCCTCTGCAGCTGAGGCTCTGGGGAGGTGGCATGGAGGTACCATGAAACAGGGCAGGAGGCCAAAGCTCCTCAGCTTCAGCCAGTGATCAAGTGACACAGTGGGGAGGGTGGCATTCAACCAAGAAAAGTTATTGCCTGGTGACCCCTCTGAGGGGCCTGGGAGCCTTTTATCACTCACGTGGTCCAGCCAAACAAAGCTGGCTAACACCTTATCTGCTCTGGCACTCGCCAGTCCCGTCCTAGTGACCTttccagctcagctcagccagTTGTGtcccagccaggcagcagcactgtgctgccagTGGCAATCCTGGCCAGCACTCAGGTGATGCAGGGGAGCGAGGTGACCACTGTGCCACCCCACCAGGCCCTTCACAGACCATGCCAACAGGCATAGGGGCCAGAAACACTAGCAGGCCCCCATCAGTGCTGCCTGAgatgctcctctcctcctcgAAGAACTAACCTGGTCCCTGGAGAAGGCCGTGAAGAGTGTCAGGAAGCCCTTTGTCACCAGCTCTTCCCACTCTGCCTGGCAGTAGAAGTCCTTGGATTTCTGGCGGCAGCCAAAGAACAAGCAGttccctgcagagagcagaccaTGAGGGCTGGGTGGAACAAACACCCTGCAATGGCTGGGGCAACTGGCACCTACAAATCTCAGGAGTTGTGTGAGCCTGACCGCAGGTGACCTGTGGCAACCAGAGGTCCTTGTGTGCTGGGAACGCAGGAGGTTGGCAGGTAGGGCAGGGAGAGCCCCAGGTGCTGTTTCCCTCCACCAGCCCATTTGCAGCTTCCCGCTGAAAGTGAGGGCAATGCGGATGGAACAAGGACAGAGGCACAACTCCTTGCACAGCAGAAGACGAACTCAGCAACCCAACTCCACTTACAGGGAGATGACAGTGAGCcgctgcagagccctgccctgccccacggGGCAacctggcagcacagcctgtgaATAATCACACAGGCTGCACACACCAACGCTGGTGCTGACTCCTCCAGAGCCCAGCTTGCTTCCACCCAACCACAGCGACGCTGAGGCCTGTCCAAACCCTCCAGAGCCCCCAGtccttccttcccctgtgcTGAACACAGACCTGCCTGCACCCCGAGTTCCCCTGACGACTGCCCCTCACCTTTCCATCCTTGTGCTACCCGCTCCTGTATTGCTGCTCTGAAAGGTGCCACCCCTGTGCCAGGGCCAATCATGATCACAGGGGTGTCAGGGTCAGCTGGGAACTTCATTCCTCCTTTCTTCACCCAAAGAGGGACTCGCACATCACCTGCCAAACAAACAGACTGACCATCATCACTCCACACCACTGCACCCACAATATTGGACCCAGCATCCAGCCCTTCCACAGTGCTCCAGAGATGCATACTGTGCCTGGCTGACCACCACCCAGCATCATGGTACCAAAAGAacagagtgtgtgtgtgtgtaaaaagcCCTTCAGCTGTCTCAGGACTGTATCTGCAAGGACTTGAGTCAACCCCAGAACAAAGCAAGAGCCCCCCAGCACAAGGGCACTGGGACAGCCTCCTCCTCACACAGCTGGTGCCTGGATAAAGACAGCAGTGGAAATCTCTACCTGGCTACCCTGTAAAGGAGAGCAAAGCCTGCCTCCTCTGGGAGCCAAAGGAGCAGTGTGAAGATCCCCATCCTGTCCTGGAGCAATCCCCCACCATCCTTCTGCAAGGAGAACTTGTACGTTTGTCACATTTGCATGGGGACCCAGCTGGAGAGGTTTTGTGGTtaaagcagaagagcagcacACACAAGTCTCGCAGGACAGGATGCCTATGCTCATAGGAAGGACAATCCTTCCAAGAGCTGATGTAACGAGGCTAGAGGTGTCCAGCAGTCAGAGCAATATGAGCTCCAGgatgccaggagcagccccctgTGGGGAGTGGGGCACAATGGCACTAGGAGCAGGAGGGTTGaatgacagagaaaatgagGAGCTCACAGTGCTGAGGGTAAGCTAAGGGAGCACACCATGCTCTGAAGAGGACGGGAGCAGCAAAGAAGGGCAGCTACCATGCATTCAGCCTGTTCTCCTGACAGTGGTGTTCCACCAAAGGTCGAGACAATTCCAGCACATGGCTTGCACACACCACCACAGTCCCATGGGATGACCACTGTGCTTTGTGGCAAGCACCCAAGGTCCTCACACTGTGCATGTAAAGTTACCTTGCTCTGGGTTGAGGGAAGCCAACCAGGTAGAGCACAGACCACGGCGGGGTTTGCTGAGCCGCGTCTTGTACCGCACTACTGCCACGAGGATCTGGATCCGGTCGGGGTGAGCCTGTGTGCAGACAGAAGCCATGAGAAACGAGAtgcctggctcagctctgcaggaagcaCCCAATGCCTCCTCCAGGGACAGAGTCcatgcccagctcctgccaggggATCTGCAATGCACATCCCAGCCTGGAACAGCCATTTGGGCACAGAACAGAGCAATCCTTGCCCCAAACTTTCTCAGCTATGGAAGGTTTtcccagagcagcactgccatGAGAATGCTCTGTGTAGCTGAAAACAGTGACAGATTCAGTCCAACCCTGGTCCATGCCACCAGTGCTTGGGCTGATGCCTGCCAGGCCGCCCAGGCCGGGTCCCACCGCCACCTcccggcagcagcaggagcagcactaCCCCTTTGCCGCGGCCAGGGGCCTCCCAGCCTCTGTGGCACCACATTCCACAGCTCCCTGTGacaagagcagcacagctctgcactgcGTCAACCCTAGCActtgcagggctgcaggagaacAAATGCCCTTATCTGCAGAAGGGTCTCGGGTAGGCTATGGGTGCTCACAGGATCAGGGACTACAGGTTGAAGGTCTGTGGtgtgcacagcaccagcagtgcCCTGGCGCTCAGCTCAGAGCCCATCATAAGGCCAAGAAGGGCTGAGCtcttaccagcagagaggaggCGATGGAGAAGGCACGGGGTCTGATGCGAGGGATGAGGTCCAGCAGGTATTCAGGGGGAATGGCAGATGTCGTGTGAGGGAAATCCCAAAGGGCCTGTAAAGCCACAGAGAGGTGAGACCTGGTGTACCCCATACCTGCTTTTTGGGGGCAGCAGAAGCTCACCCATAATGCTGTCCCACACTGCCCTTGGCTGAAGGTACCACAGCACGTATCTCTGAGCATCAATCTCCCTGTCCCACTGCCCTGCCCTCATCCCCAGTCTGTGGCACAGAAACCATGAGAGCCTTGAGAATTTAGAGCAGGTCCTAGCCTGCTTAATCCAAGGACACTTCAGAAAATGGGTGAAGTAAATTAAATTCCTCAAGAAAGTCAAGAAAATACTCTTCCATCAACTGCCTCCTCTGCTTTGGGTGCTTTATGCAATGGCACAGCCCTCACGGATGGTCCCACTGTACTCCCCAGGCGTACCTCAAGAGTGGTCCTGCGGGGCCGGTTGCAGTAGCTGTACAGCTCCTCCTGGCCCTGCGCAGAGCTGAACTCCTGCAGCTTCTCCCGCTCCAGCTCATTCGTTGAGAAGTAGGACAAGAGCTCGAAGAAGGAGCGCCGTGGCACGCAGGAGATGTCCAGGTAGTGGGTGACCAGGTGCCGGATGGTGCAGGGCTGTGGCaagagggcagggagggctgtGCCTGCAAGTGTGGCACAAGGGCGAGCTTAGGGCTAGCTCTGGCACTCCCCAGACATCCAAACAAGGGTAACCATGCTGCCTGGGGGCATCCACACACTACACGAAGGCGCTAGTGGAACTGGCTTTAGCCACCACCTTTGCTGCTCCCCCTGATATGCTCCCactccctcctgctctccctAACTTGCTTTGCAAGCACACAGGCTTGCAACAGAGAAAGTCAGTGGTGCTGAGCATTCCCTTAATTGTTTTTAGGTGTTTTTGGACACGGCCATACATGTATGCATCCCACCTTGCCCACACACCATAgtggaaacaaacagcaatattCTATGTGCTGGGCCTGTCCTtgtctcctccttccctcccaagGGTGTGAGAAGCATCCTGAGTCTTGGGTTTGCCTGCCAGGCAAAAATCACAGCACTGAGGGACAGTCAAAGAGGTGGAGAGGGGAAGACAGGAAATATAGTCTCAATGGAGCAGTTACTGGCTAAAGAGCAGGTGCCTGCTGTAACCTCTGTGGATGCTGAGAACATTTCcttgtgcagcagcaggtggggtgaaagaaaggatgaaaatagTCCTGACCACTGCTACCTAAAAAAAGGACCACAGAATTTCTCTGCAAAATCTGACATCTGATCAATCAAGCCAAACTGACAGCAATGTGTTTTACAGCCTGACAGACTCCTGAAAGGATGGGGATGCTCACATGCTGATCTGCAGATGCATGGGTCAGGGTCTTCATGAGAGAGATTCTTCATGAGAGGCAGATCCCTGCAGGTGGACTGAAATGCCAGGGATTGATGCTGGGACAGATCGGGAACAAGAGTACTCAGAGACGGTGGGGATGGAGCTGTGGCATCTTGGAGACAGAACAGCTCTTCCCTATCACAGTGGCTTGGACGCTTCCTGGGCCGCAGAAGCCCATCGGAGGGTCCTCACAGCACTGTCTAGCTTCAGCTGGCAGCAAGCAGAGGGGCTGGCAACTGCTCTGCATCCTTTGAAAGGTCCAGAACTTCTCCTTTCCTAGTGCAGACCACACCAGGAAGGTTGTAGAGGAGGCTATCAAGGGATTCATGTGCTCTCCCTGTATGGGCAAAAAGAGTGTGATGCTGAAGATGTCTGTGTTCCTTCACTCCCAGACACAATCAGGAAAGAAGggaacaaatgaaaacacaggtCAGAGCCTCATAAATTGAGGCACAGGAAGGTCTTGGGGTGAGTTTTCCAGTAGTTCTCAAATCTCAAAGTTACTTCCTATCTTCAATTCCTTGTGATCTCTGTGGGATCCTGTTTCACTGTCAGTGTGGAGTGTGCTCTGCTCAGGGAGGAGCTGAGCACAccagagagagaacagaaaaagagagaatagaAAACTCTCCCAGTGCCATGAAGACTGCAGAGCCACGTCAGTGCCTAGCTGTGGATACCTGTGGGGTATCCACAGTGCCTAGGCTGTGGATACCTGTGGGGGTTCTTTCTAGTTGTTGGTGCCAATGTATTGCTGCTGAAGCACCTGCATTAGGATGCTGGGGTGCAGGCAAAGCAGGGGGACCTGTGTACCCCAGCAAGGAATCAGAGATGGATGGGGGTAGAACTGCGAGCAATCTGATTTGGGTCTTGGGCTGGGGAGTGTGTAGGATCCTTCACACTCAGGGCTAGCAAAGACAAAAAGGCACAGGTGCAGCCCGGGTACCACTGGGCCCCTCTCTACATTAGCCCTACTATCGGACCCAcatgcacagagctgggagggaaggagagccCCAGCACTGCAAGGCAGGCAGATGTTATGTATGCATCAGCCACTCTCAATGCCTTATTTACTGGGtctaaagcaaaggaaaagcagagctccAGGCTCAGTGGGCTTCCCTGTCCcagcagagagggaaaggagaagccAGCAGGACCTACCAGGCTCCGTGGGCTTCAGCAAGAAGCTTCTGTCTGGATCCAGGCGCAGGAGCTGGCAGAACTGCTGCACGTCTTCAGGGCAGTTCTGAGGCTGGATCATCACCACGTCTCCTGCGCTGAACCTGCAGATGCAGCAGGACCTGCTGAGCACAGCTAAGGGGCAGGCCTGCAGGCACTGCACCACAACCCCAAccagcacccagagcaggggAGAGGCCACAATGCAGCCAAATTCTCAGTGTCACTAACATTGCGCTCCCTAACCTTACAAGGCAAAGAGCTGCTCCACGAGCAGAACCCACACTGCCACACATCCCTCCACGCCCTGGCTTTCTCATGGAATGGTACAGTACAGCCAGGACCACATTTGTAGGAAACAAGTTGCAGTCTCAAGTGTTActgaagaagggaagaggaagaaaaagaaaggttatGGGACACCTGATCCTGCACAGAAAAGGTAGGGAGAGTCGAAAAAATGCTCACGTGATCCCTGATCCCACAATATCGAACTCAATGAGCCGGACATCCTGGAAATGGGATTCTGCTGTGACACGCTGGTTGGACACCATCCGGGCAGCCAAGGGATGTAGCTCAGAGGGaacagccctggctgctgtAGGCTGGAGCAGGTCACCATCAGGGTGCATGGAGTCCTCAGACAGGTAGTGCAGGGTGTATTTTGGGGGCAGACTGTGGGAACGAGAGCAATGCAGTCAGTGCAGTTACCTCCATGTCACAGCTTTTCTGGTACCTTAGCTCTAGAAGCTGGAGATAGGGAGAGGCCCTGAAGTCTCCCAAAATATTCAACTCCCTTTGTTCCTGTACCTTGGAGCTGGTTTGTGGAAAGGGATCACAACACAGCCAGTCTGCCAGAAGGAGATCCCAAAGGTGGCAGGGCAGGCAAAGTGAGGCTGGCTAGGCACATGGCTCAGCAGGGCAGCCAAGGGCAGagaggcactgggacagggaAATGGGCAGAACCCTTCCAGGGCAGCTGATAATCCAATATGCACAGCCAGGGGACAAGAGGACATCCCATTTAGTGGGAGAAGTTAGGCCACCCACGGCCAAAGTACAAGGAATGCTTGGGATTctgggagctgtgcagggaggCTTCCTGGTCAAAGCAGGGCATGTGGGCATGTGTCCACCCCAGAGAACAGCCATGGAAGCCATTTCATGCCAGCCGGTCCCAGCAGCCCTCTGCGCTTACCGTACATCAGGACTGATGATCTCAAGGCCAGGAGGAAGAGGATACAAGGCGAGGATCTTGTCCCATAACGCCAGGAGCCAAGGATCAATCACTGCATCTGGCCTGCAAGGAGGAGATTCAGACAGCTGTGACTCTGTCACCATCATTTCAGGCCC harbors:
- the NDOR1 gene encoding NADPH-dependent diflavin oxidoreductase 1, with the translated sequence MAERRLLILYGSQTGTAEDTAERIGREAKRRHFQCRVEALDSYDVANLINELLVVFVCATTGQGDPPDNMKMFWRFLFRKNLPPSSLCQMDYAVLGLGDSSYPKFNFVAKKLHKRVLQLGGNPLLPVALGDDQHDLGPDAVIDPWLLALWDKILALYPLPPGLEIISPDVRLPPKYTLHYLSEDSMHPDGDLLQPTAARAVPSELHPLAARMVSNQRVTAESHFQDVRLIEFDIVGSGITFSAGDVVMIQPQNCPEDVQQFCQLLRLDPDRSFLLKPTEPGTALPALLPQPCTIRHLVTHYLDISCVPRRSFFELLSYFSTNELEREKLQEFSSAQGQEELYSYCNRPRRTTLEALWDFPHTTSAIPPEYLLDLIPRIRPRAFSIASSLLAHPDRIQILVAVVRYKTRLSKPRRGLCSTWLASLNPEQGDVRVPLWVKKGGMKFPADPDTPVIMIGPGTGVAPFRAAIQERVAQGWKGNCLFFGCRQKSKDFYCQAEWEELVTKGFLTLFTAFSRDQEEKVYVQHRIQENRRLVWELLTSRSAHVYLAGNAKQMPAAVAEALQSVLQLEGGLSPSEAEKYLTALEQTQRFQSETWS